TCCGTGACGATGCCGAGCGCGCCGTCGACCGTGATTTCGAAACTCGAGGGGTGACCCTGACTACCAATTGCCAATTCGTGTGCCATACTGGGAGTACGATTCGAACAAACCAGTATAAGCTTTTCCGAACTCTCATAGGTAAGAAAAGCCGAAAGTACCGAGAACGGGTATTGCAGCCGTCGAACACGGTCCGTATCTATGTCCTACTCGAGTGGAGCGTTCGGGCTGGCCGCAGGGACGCCGGAGCCGACGGCGCTCGTTCGAGGCGTCTCCGACACCCTAAAGCGGTCGGACTCAGTGGTTCGGATATGGAGTACCACGAGGCGGCCGAGACCCTCTTCGGCCTTCGCCGGTTCCGGCCGAAACCCGGCACCGAGTCGACCGCGGACTTCCTCGACCATCTGGGGAACCCACACGAGGACCTCGACGTCGTGCAGATCGCCGGCTCCAACGGGAAGGGGAGCACCGCGCGAATGCTCGAGTCCACCCTGCGGGAAGCCGGCCTCTCCGTCGGCCTCTACACCTCGCCACACCTCGAGGACGTCCGCGAGCGGATCCGGGTCGACGGACGAAAGATCCCGCGGTCGGCGGTCACCGCGTTCGTCGAGCGCTCGCGGGAGTACGTCACCGAGCGGGCCGCAGACGGTGAGTCGCCAACCTTCTTCGAGGCGATGACCGCGCTCGCACTGTGGCAGTTCGGCCGGGAGGACGCCGACGTCGCCGTCCTCGAGGTCGGCATCGGCGGCCGCTACGACGCGACGAGCGTCGTCGATCCGGTCGCGAGCGCGGTCACGAGCGTCACCCTAGAGCACACGGGGATCATCGGCGACACCGTCGAGGAGATCGCCCGCGACAAGGCTCACGTCGTCCCCGAGAGGAAGCCCCTCGTCACCGGCCTCTCGGGGAGCCCGCTCGAGGCCGCCCGCGAGGTCGCCGGCGCGGTCGTCACCGTCCGTCCCGACGAGGACGCCGACGTCCGGGTCGCCTACGAGGGACGGGCGAACCACACCGAGGCCGCCGTCTCCGTGACGGGCGACGACTGGGAGCTCGAGGCGCGGATTCCGCTGCTGGGCGAACACCAGGCCGAGAACGCGGGGATCGCCGCGACGCTCGCCCGACAGATCGCCGACGTCTCGCAGGCCGACCTCGAGCGGGGACTACGAAACGCCCACTGGCCGGGTCGGTTCGAGGTGATGGAAACCGAGCCGCTGGTCGTCCTCGACGGCGCGCACAACCCCGGCGCCTGCGAACGCCTCGCCGAGACGCTCTCGTCGTTTTCCTACGAGAATCTCCGCCTCGTCGTCGGCGCAATGCACGACAAGGACCACCACGAGATGGCCGCGGCGCTGCCGACGCCCGAGACGGTCGTCGCCTGCGAGCCGGACCTCGAGCGCAGCGAGGAAGCGGCGGTTCTCGCGGCGGTGTTCGAGCGCGCCGGCGCCCCCGACGTCCGGACCGAACCGGCCGTACAGGACGCCCTGGCGTGCACGCTCGAGGCCGCGGGCCCCGACGACTGCGTGCTCGTCACCGGCTCGCTGTTCGCTGTCGCCGAGGCTCGCGCCCGGTGGACGCGAACGCCCGTTCCGAAGTCGGTTCGCGACCGCGCGGACGCCCGCGCGGTCCTCGAGGGTGCCGACGTGACCGAGGAGACCCGAGATCGAACCGACGGGGCGGCCGTCCACCGCGTCG
Above is a genomic segment from Natrononativus amylolyticus containing:
- the folP gene encoding dihydropteroate synthase; the protein is MEYHEAAETLFGLRRFRPKPGTESTADFLDHLGNPHEDLDVVQIAGSNGKGSTARMLESTLREAGLSVGLYTSPHLEDVRERIRVDGRKIPRSAVTAFVERSREYVTERAADGESPTFFEAMTALALWQFGREDADVAVLEVGIGGRYDATSVVDPVASAVTSVTLEHTGIIGDTVEEIARDKAHVVPERKPLVTGLSGSPLEAAREVAGAVVTVRPDEDADVRVAYEGRANHTEAAVSVTGDDWELEARIPLLGEHQAENAGIAATLARQIADVSQADLERGLRNAHWPGRFEVMETEPLVVLDGAHNPGACERLAETLSSFSYENLRLVVGAMHDKDHHEMAAALPTPETVVACEPDLERSEEAAVLAAVFERAGAPDVRTEPAVQDALACTLEAAGPDDCVLVTGSLFAVAEARARWTRTPVPKSVRDRADARAVLEGADVTEETRDRTDGAAVHRVVRTSLQRRQARRIERELLAAGGECALSALEGDDRVDAVLMGTLAQFETAVARLESGSNGLDDVARELCELLEIEPPSPERSYPWTDRPAVMGILNVTPDSFHDGGRYDGVCDAVARAESMLEAGVDVIDVGGESTRPGAEPVPVEAEIDRVVPVVERLADRDALVSVDTRKAAVAEAALEAGADIINDVSGLEDPEMRFVVAEHDAPLVLMHSIDAPVVPGREVDYDDVVADVLDQLAERVLLAEKAGIDREDVIVDPGIGFGKSARESFELLDRIGEFRALGCPILVGHSHKSMFDRVGAAAGERLAPTVAASALAADRGVDIVRVHDVPENVAAVRTALATRRPSLLSE